In Deltaproteobacteria bacterium, one genomic interval encodes:
- a CDS encoding dipeptide ABC transporter ATP-binding protein, translated as MPDTETRSKEILRTENLVKHYPILGGVFLKEIASVKAVDGVNITVEKGKTLGLVGESGCGKTTLGRVILRLEEPTSGSVYFNNENIVTYDQTRLRKLRKEMQIVFQDPFSSLNPRKTVSHIIGEPLLVHGMGSRKAREERVLELMEVVGLRKEHMRRYPHQFSGGQRQRIGVARALALNPQLIVCDEAVSALDVSIQAQVINLLKDLQEQFGLTYLFISHDLSVVENISNRVAVMYLGKIVESTTRERLYKKPLHPYTQALLSASPLPDPRATRNRIILAGDVPSPIDPPSGCRFHTRCLFAKDVCRKREPEYREVDTDHRVACFFAGSVGNFRSFD; from the coding sequence ATGCCTGACACAGAGACCCGATCAAAGGAAATTCTGAGAACCGAAAACCTGGTGAAGCACTACCCCATCTTGGGCGGCGTGTTTTTAAAGGAAATAGCTTCGGTCAAGGCCGTCGACGGCGTGAACATCACCGTCGAAAAAGGGAAGACCCTTGGGCTCGTGGGCGAGTCGGGGTGCGGCAAAACCACCCTGGGCCGCGTCATCCTGAGGCTGGAGGAACCCACCAGCGGTTCGGTATATTTCAACAACGAGAATATCGTCACATACGATCAAACCCGGCTCAGAAAACTGCGCAAGGAGATGCAGATCGTTTTTCAGGACCCTTTTTCCTCCCTGAACCCACGCAAAACAGTGTCTCACATCATCGGCGAACCCCTGCTCGTGCACGGCATGGGCAGCCGAAAAGCCAGGGAAGAACGGGTCCTCGAACTCATGGAAGTCGTCGGGCTGCGCAAGGAGCACATGCGCCGATACCCGCACCAATTCTCCGGCGGACAACGCCAGCGTATCGGTGTGGCCAGGGCCCTGGCCCTCAACCCTCAATTGATTGTCTGCGACGAAGCGGTGTCGGCCCTGGACGTGTCCATCCAGGCCCAGGTCATCAACCTCCTGAAGGATCTCCAGGAACAGTTTGGCCTGACCTACCTTTTCATTTCCCACGACTTGAGCGTCGTGGAGAACATCAGCAATCGCGTTGCCGTCATGTACCTGGGAAAAATTGTCGAGAGCACCACCCGTGAACGGCTTTATAAAAAGCCGCTACACCCTTACACCCAGGCCCTGCTGTCCGCGTCGCCGCTGCCGGATCCCAGAGCCACCCGCAATAGAATCATATTGGCGGGAGATGTCCCCAGCCCCATCGACCCGCCGTCTGGGTGCCGCTTTCACACCCGTTGCCTCTTTGCCAAGGATGTCTGTCGAAAGCGTGAACCCGAATACCGGGAAGTGGATACCGACCACCGGGTCGCCTGTTTTTTCGCGGGGAGTGTCGGCAATTTCAGATCCTTTGACTGA